The Nitrospira sp. genome window below encodes:
- a CDS encoding glycosyltransferase: MEHLQQNLERLRSRWPALVMAVRDSAGSVLTLTPSREGAPSATYQGQWVHSAYDPRTEARSWADQQVSEWKRGELGVVLGVGLLYHIEALAQVNPDHFSLAVVVPDPSVLKDAMGARPLGPWLDTIIWITGTAQDMAEQLASHATSLRFFTYGPAARVHAEAHQRLEANLRRIIAVQAGGRLHVAVVGPIYGGSLPIARYAVRALGELGHRVTCIDHGVHHASYQAFDAHREDRSRLTVQSRFADVLSLSTMATIAEDPPDLVLAIAQAPLSLAVLQHLQKKKFLTAMWFVENFRHLTYWQQLAGGYDYWFVIQQTECIEALKRAGADQVHYLPMAADPVVHRSITLTADEQQEYGADVSFVGAGYANRRRLLPQWLSKAWSFKLWGNEWDGAAALSSVLQRNGARIDTDTCMKVFNATAINLNLHSSSGMGVDAHPDFVNPRTFELAACGAFQLLDERTLLSELFTSEELVCFRSPGEVPALIQTWLKDSAGRRAYAAAAQRRVLREHTYRHRMQDLLAAVGLHQPDRIGSVLRGERSATELQRRTDSATELSPLLRRFPPGQRVELKDLAADIRTRAPGRELSREELLVLMLDSYRAETRDLV, from the coding sequence GTGGAGCATTTACAGCAGAACTTGGAGAGGCTTCGTTCTCGGTGGCCGGCTCTCGTTATGGCCGTACGGGACAGCGCCGGGAGTGTCCTCACCCTGACACCCTCGCGTGAAGGTGCTCCCTCTGCCACGTACCAAGGTCAATGGGTCCACAGTGCCTACGATCCTCGCACAGAAGCAAGATCTTGGGCCGACCAACAAGTGAGTGAATGGAAGCGGGGAGAGTTGGGTGTCGTACTCGGGGTCGGATTGCTGTATCACATCGAGGCCTTAGCTCAGGTGAATCCTGATCATTTCTCGCTAGCCGTCGTGGTGCCTGACCCCTCGGTGCTGAAGGATGCGATGGGAGCGAGGCCGCTCGGTCCCTGGCTCGACACGATTATCTGGATCACGGGAACGGCTCAGGACATGGCAGAGCAACTGGCATCACACGCCACATCTCTCCGGTTCTTTACCTATGGACCGGCGGCGCGAGTCCATGCTGAGGCACATCAGCGGCTCGAGGCCAACTTGCGGCGGATCATTGCCGTCCAAGCAGGAGGCCGTCTGCATGTGGCGGTGGTCGGTCCGATTTATGGTGGCTCACTCCCGATCGCCCGTTATGCCGTCCGCGCACTCGGTGAGTTGGGCCATCGGGTCACCTGTATCGACCACGGCGTCCATCATGCCAGCTATCAGGCCTTTGATGCCCATCGAGAGGATCGATCTCGACTGACCGTACAGAGCCGCTTTGCCGATGTGCTGAGTCTTAGCACGATGGCCACCATCGCCGAGGATCCTCCTGACCTTGTGCTGGCCATCGCCCAAGCTCCGTTGTCGCTGGCCGTTCTCCAACACTTGCAGAAAAAGAAGTTTCTGACGGCCATGTGGTTCGTGGAAAACTTTCGGCATCTCACATACTGGCAGCAACTTGCCGGTGGGTACGACTATTGGTTCGTGATTCAACAGACTGAATGCATCGAGGCCCTGAAGCGGGCTGGTGCTGATCAGGTGCACTACCTTCCCATGGCTGCGGATCCGGTCGTCCATCGTTCCATCACCCTGACGGCTGATGAGCAACAGGAGTATGGAGCCGACGTCTCGTTTGTCGGCGCAGGGTATGCCAATCGACGCCGTCTCTTGCCTCAGTGGCTCTCCAAGGCATGGTCATTCAAGTTGTGGGGGAATGAATGGGACGGTGCAGCCGCCCTTTCCAGCGTCCTCCAACGAAACGGGGCCAGGATCGATACCGACACCTGCATGAAGGTGTTCAATGCGACAGCCATCAATCTGAATCTCCATTCCTCTTCCGGCATGGGAGTGGATGCTCATCCGGATTTCGTGAACCCTCGGACGTTTGAACTTGCCGCATGCGGGGCCTTTCAACTGCTGGATGAAAGAACTCTCCTTTCAGAGCTGTTCACGTCTGAGGAGCTGGTGTGCTTTCGAAGCCCAGGCGAGGTTCCCGCATTGATTCAGACGTGGCTCAAGGATTCGGCCGGCCGGAGAGCCTATGCAGCGGCGGCGCAGCGGCGCGTGTTGCGTGAACATACATACCGACACCGGATGCAGGACCTCCTCGCTGCCGTGGGCCTGCATCAGCCCGATAGAATTGGTTCGGTCTTGCGTGGCGAGCGATCCGCGACCGAGCTGCAGCGTCGGACGGATTCTGCAACCGAACTCTCACCGTTGCTGAGGCGATTTCCTCCCGGCCAACGGGTCGAGCTCAAGGATCTTGCCGCCGATATCCGGACACGGGCCCCTGGTCGCGAACTAAGCCGAGAGGAGTTGCTGGTGCTGATGTTGGACAGCTATCGGGCTGAAACGAGAGATCTTGTATGA